Within Winogradskyella helgolandensis, the genomic segment GCTCAAGGTGACACTTTATTTACAATTTTAAAGGTACAAAATTTGTAGAGATTCCTGCCTTCGCAAGAATAAGGCGTGTTTATTCTGGATTCCTTTTAATTAGGAAATGAAGATGCAATTTTATGTTGGCCCAGAATGGTGTCATGTGTTTAAAACTAATGCTTTTATGGTCACATGCTGTTCGCGCTAAAATCATACGCTGAGCTACAAAATTTTATCTTGCGCTCATATCATGTGCTACAAATATCAATAAATTTTTGTTATTTTTAAAGCATTAGAAAAATCATTTAAAATGAAACTACGTATTACTTTAGTTTTTGTATTGGCAATGGGTTCTTTTTGCTTTACTCAAACATCGGAATTTAGTAGTACGAAATTTAATTCTTCTGTATTTTTAAATGAGAAATTGGCTGAATTTACATTCACAAAAATCACAACTCCATTACCCTTTCAATTTCAACAAAACGATACTAAGTTTACCATGTTAAATACTGACATTGATTTTGAACTTAATTCTGACGCATTTAACACCTCGTTATTTTCTAATTTGAAGCTTGTTGAATCGCACTACCAAAATGATTATAACTATTCTAGAGGCTGTGGTCCTTTGAAAGATGGTTTGACCCATACCACTAATAGTAGTGATGTTATGATATCAAGATTTGTAGATTATGTTGTGAATGAGCACCTATTTAAAAATTTGATCTTCAAAAACTAAACCCACAACCCAAAGACCAGAGCTATAAAGTTAGGTTTTAGTCAACTTCTTTTTACTTTTGCACCAACTAAAAATACATCATGATTACGTTTTTTAAAAAATGGTTTGGTTTTAGTGACAAAACAGAACACACAGAAGAAGATACAATGAAAAAATTCTTAATCGTTGGTTTAGGAAACATCGGTGAAAAATACGCCAATACCAGACATAACATCGGCTTTAAAATCCTAGATTATTTAGCAGAGACTAATGACATAACTTTTGAAACTGTAAAGCTTGGAGATGTTACAACACTAAAAATAAAAGGACGAACCTTAATTCTTTTAAAGCCAAGTACGTTTATGAATCTCAGCGGAAAAGCCATAAAATACTGGTTAGAGAAAGAAAAAATTCCTTTAGAAAACCTACTTGTGGTTACTGACGATTTAAACCTTCCTTTTGGGTCTTTAAGATTAAAAACCAAAGGCAGTGATGGAGGTCATAACGGCCTAAAAGACACACAAGACAAATTACAAACTGTAAAATATAATCGCTTTAGATTTGGTATCAGCGCTGAATTTAGCCAAGGACGACAAATAGATTACGTGCTTGGAGAATGGACCGAAGACGAAAACACACAACTTAAAGAACGTTTAAAAATTTCGGCAGAATTGGTAAAATCTTTTGCATTAGCCGGAGTAAATACAACAATGAACCAATTTAATGGAAAATAAAATTTAGTTTTGTTTTCTAAGAGTTTACCATTGGTAAAAGCGCAATACATTTAGGTTTGAATTCAAAATCAGAAAAAGTAACAACCATTGGCACCTACGACGGTGTTCATATTGGACATCAAAAAATCCTTAAACAGGTGGTAGCTCTTGCTAAAAAGCAAGGTTACGTTCCTGTGGTTCTCACCTTGTTTCCGCATCCAAGAATGGTGCTTCAAAAAGACGATTCTATTAAACTTTTAAATACCATTGAAGAACGCATTGAATTATTAAAATCTCTGGGCATAAAGGAAGTTATTGTAAAAGAATTCACAAAAGACTTTGCTAACCTTTCTGCTCAAGATTACGTGAAGCAAATTTTAGTTGACGAATTAAATACTAAACAAATCGTCATTGGTTACGATCACCATTTTGGCAAAAATAGAAGTGCTAATATAACAGACCTTAAAGCATTTGCTAACCTCTATGATTTTAAAGTTGAAGAAATTTCAGCACAAGATCTCAAGGATGTTACCGTAAGTTCTACTAAAATTAGAACCGCACTGAATAGCGGAGAAGTAGATTTAGCAAATTCTTATTTAGGTTATAATTTCTTTATAACTGGCACAGTTGTTAAAGGCAAAGAACTGGGTAGAACTATAGATTTCCCAACCGCAAATATTAATATCACCGCAACTTACAAACTGATTCCTAGTGATGGCGTGTATGTTGTTAAATCTATAATTGAGAACAAAACGGTTTTTGGGATGATGAATATTGGCACCAACCCAACTGTTGATGGTAAAACACGTTCTATTGAAGTTCATTTCTTTAACTTTAACCAAGATATTTATAATGCCGAATTAAAAATTGAGTTTTTAAAACGCCTGCGTAGCGAACAAAAATATGAGAATCTCGAAGCCTTAAAAATGCAATTAAAAAAAGACATGGTAAATGCGTCAAACTATATACAAACTCTAAATGCATAAGTTTCTATTTAAACATATAGACAATTCAGGACTCATTGTTTTTAGAATCATTTTTGGGCTATTGTGTTTTTTAGAAGCTGTAGGAGCCATTTTTACAGGTTGGATTAGACGAACTTTAATAGAACCCGAATTTACCTTTTCATTTATTGGTTTTGAGTGGCTACAACCACTTCCTGGCGATTGGATGTATGCATATTACGCCGTAATGGGAATTTTTGGACTCTTTATAATGCTGGGTTACAAATACAGATTGAGCGTTTTAATGTTTGCTGTAATGTGGACAGGAACGTACCTAATGCAAAAGTCTTCATACAACAACCATTATTATTTATTAATGCTATTAAGTTTTTTAATGGTGTTTTTTCCAGCAAATCGGTATGCCTCAATAGATGTTAATCTGAATCCAGCTCTTAAAAGTAATTCAATGCCTAGTTGGTGCAAATGGTTTTTTGTACTTCAATTATTTATTCTTTATACCTACGCATCGGCAGCTAAGTTTTATCCCGATTGGCTAGATGGTTCTGTAATGAAAATATTAATGCGAAGTAAAGCTGATTTTTATGTGGTTGGAGAGCTCTTGCAACAAAAAACTGTCCATTACATACTATCTTATGGTGGTATTTTGTTTGATGGGTTAATTATTCCATTATTACTTATTAAACGCACTCGAAAATATGCCTTCTTTGCGTCTATTTTCTTCCATCTATTTAATTCATTTATCTTTCATATCGGCATTTTCCCTTATATGTCGTTAGCCTTTAGTTTGTTCTTTTTTGAACCTAAAACGATTAAAAATATATTCTTAAAGCGGAAAGATTATTATGATGCTGATGAAGTGATCATCCCAAAATACAATACAGTTTTATTAGCGTTGTTTTCCATATATTTTATCATTCAAATAGCCTTACCATTAAGACATCACTTTTTTAAAGACGATGTATTATGGACCGAAGAAGGCCATCGTCTTTCTTGGAGAATGATGCTAAGAGCCAAAAGCGGAAGAACCACTTATAAAGTCTTCAACGCCAATACCAATGACCCTATTCCTATTAAGTTAAACGATTATTTAACTAAAAAACAGCAACGCGGAGCTCAAACTAAACCTGATATTATTTGGCAATTTGCACAACATCTTAAAAAGGATTTTGCTACAAAGGGAATCCCAATCAAAGTTTATGTCAATTCTTATGTGAGGGTTAACGGGAAGCCTTCTAAACAATTAATCGATCCAAAAGTTGATTTGGCAAATGAAAAATGGCAACACTTTAAACATCACGATTGGATATTACCATCAGAATAATTAGCACTGTCATTTCTTGCTTTAAAAATTTCAACTTTTATGAAATCAGATTTTACAATATAAAATAGAAACTTTTTATTTTTATCTGGTCATTTTCTTTTTACTTTTGTCTCTTGTTTTTCCCATGCCAATTGGCATAAACCAAAATTAATAGATATGTTACAAGTTGCTTTTATTCAAGAGAACAAAGAAGACATCATTGCACGTTTAGCAAAACGAAATATTGATGCTACAGAAATTATTAATGAAGCAATTGCTTTAGACGAAGATCGTAAAGCAATACAGACTAAATTAGATAATACAAAAGCAGAATCTAACACATTATCCAAAGAAATAGGGAACCTCTTTAAATCTGGCGAAGTACAAAAAGCCAATATTTTAAAAGAAAAAACGACACAGTTAAAAGAAACGACTAAGAAGTTAGAACAACATCTTGGCGATAAAGTCTATGCCCTTTCTCAGTTATTGTACAGAATTCCTAATGTGCCAAATCCTATTGTACCAGCAGGAAACTCAGATGAGGACAACGAAGAAACTTTTAAAGAAGGAGATATTCCTAATTTACATGAAGGTGCTTTACCTCATTGGGAATTAGCAAAAAAATATAACATTATAGATTTTGAATTAGGAAACAAAATCACTGGTGCTGGCTTCCCGGTTTATATTGGTAAAGGTGCAAGATTACAACGGGCATTAATCGCCTATTTTTTAGATAAAAATACAGAAGCAGGTTACACAGAATACCAACTACCACATTTAGTGAATGAAGCTTCTGGTTTTGGAACAGGTCAATTACCAGATAAAGAAGGGCAAATGTACCATGTTACCGCAGATAATTTATACCTAATTCCAACAGCTGAAGTCCCTGCAACTAACATTTTTAGAGATACACTCTTAAACGAAAATGATCTTCCTATTACAATTACGGGTTACACACCTTGTTTTAGACGTGAAGCCGGTAGTTATGGTGCACATGTTAGAGGATTAAACAGATTACATCAATTTGATAAGGTTGAAATCCTTAGAGTTGAGCATCCT encodes:
- the pth gene encoding aminoacyl-tRNA hydrolase; this translates as MITFFKKWFGFSDKTEHTEEDTMKKFLIVGLGNIGEKYANTRHNIGFKILDYLAETNDITFETVKLGDVTTLKIKGRTLILLKPSTFMNLSGKAIKYWLEKEKIPLENLLVVTDDLNLPFGSLRLKTKGSDGGHNGLKDTQDKLQTVKYNRFRFGISAEFSQGRQIDYVLGEWTEDENTQLKERLKISAELVKSFALAGVNTTMNQFNGK
- a CDS encoding bifunctional riboflavin kinase/FAD synthetase, yielding MNSKSEKVTTIGTYDGVHIGHQKILKQVVALAKKQGYVPVVLTLFPHPRMVLQKDDSIKLLNTIEERIELLKSLGIKEVIVKEFTKDFANLSAQDYVKQILVDELNTKQIVIGYDHHFGKNRSANITDLKAFANLYDFKVEEISAQDLKDVTVSSTKIRTALNSGEVDLANSYLGYNFFITGTVVKGKELGRTIDFPTANINITATYKLIPSDGVYVVKSIIENKTVFGMMNIGTNPTVDGKTRSIEVHFFNFNQDIYNAELKIEFLKRLRSEQKYENLEALKMQLKKDMVNASNYIQTLNA
- the serS gene encoding serine--tRNA ligase, which produces MLQVAFIQENKEDIIARLAKRNIDATEIINEAIALDEDRKAIQTKLDNTKAESNTLSKEIGNLFKSGEVQKANILKEKTTQLKETTKKLEQHLGDKVYALSQLLYRIPNVPNPIVPAGNSDEDNEETFKEGDIPNLHEGALPHWELAKKYNIIDFELGNKITGAGFPVYIGKGARLQRALIAYFLDKNTEAGYTEYQLPHLVNEASGFGTGQLPDKEGQMYHVTADNLYLIPTAEVPATNIFRDTLLNENDLPITITGYTPCFRREAGSYGAHVRGLNRLHQFDKVEILRVEHPDNSYKALDSMVNHVKGLLQDLKLPYRILRLCGGDLGFTSALTYDFEVFSTAQDRWLEVSSVSNFETFQANRLKLRFKNSEGKNELCHTLNGSSLALPRVLAGILENYQTEDGIKIPEVLVPYTGFDMIS
- a CDS encoding HTTM domain-containing protein, yielding MHKFLFKHIDNSGLIVFRIIFGLLCFLEAVGAIFTGWIRRTLIEPEFTFSFIGFEWLQPLPGDWMYAYYAVMGIFGLFIMLGYKYRLSVLMFAVMWTGTYLMQKSSYNNHYYLLMLLSFLMVFFPANRYASIDVNLNPALKSNSMPSWCKWFFVLQLFILYTYASAAKFYPDWLDGSVMKILMRSKADFYVVGELLQQKTVHYILSYGGILFDGLIIPLLLIKRTRKYAFFASIFFHLFNSFIFHIGIFPYMSLAFSLFFFEPKTIKNIFLKRKDYYDADEVIIPKYNTVLLALFSIYFIIQIALPLRHHFFKDDVLWTEEGHRLSWRMMLRAKSGRTTYKVFNANTNDPIPIKLNDYLTKKQQRGAQTKPDIIWQFAQHLKKDFATKGIPIKVYVNSYVRVNGKPSKQLIDPKVDLANEKWQHFKHHDWILPSE